GTCGGTGGCGTTGGTGATCCGGACGCCGCTAGTGTTGTAGGGCGGCGGGAAGGTGAACGGGCCGCGCGCCGGCAGCAGCGCCTGCAGGACCGCGGCCGACAGTCTCGGCCGCACCTGTCCCGTCGTGGCGCTCTCCAGGAAACCGCCCGGCGCGATCGCGGTATCGGCGGCGGGCGTCGATTGCGACAGCGCCGGCATCGGCACCTGCACCAGCGCGACCACGCAGGCAATAATGGATGGAGAGAGACGAACGGATGGCAGACGAAGAACGGACATGGTGCTCCTCCTCACGCGGAGAACCACCAGTCCCTAAGTGGATTCTCTTGAGCTTCCTTCTCTTCGGCAGCCCGGCTGTCAAAAAAAACTCTGACCCGCGGCTTTGCGTCCCCGCCTCGCGACGGGTTTGCTCTTATCGGGAAGGGGTCTCCGCACAAGCAATCCAGACCCGAGTGCGAGGCTAAGGTGGAACACGGGATTTGTCAACGGAAAAACACGGAGAATGGATCGGAAAAATCCTTGGTCGGCGCGTACTATTCAGGTGATTACTCTAGGGATATGGCGCATTCTCGAGGGCGCCAGACCGGCTGTTCGCCCCGGCCCTCCCGCCTGCGGCGGGCGCGCCACGACGTCCGGAGCGCCCGCTCCGGATCGGACGGGTTTATTACACTGGGCATTCAGGTGTTTACCTGATGGCGGCTGCCCAATCCTCGGGGTATTCATGGCAGTCAAACCCGGGAGAGGGGCAGCCTAAGCGGGCTTCCGGGGGGGGCCTTTTGAAGGTATCATGATCGACACCTATTCCAGGGAACCTCGGTCGTCCGGCGGAGCGGGGCCCTTCCGGGGCCTGCGGGAGGAGGGCATGCAATGAAGGGGGGACGCAACCAGGCGGAACTGAAAACGGAACTGAAACAGGTGCCGTCCGAATCGACCACGGCGCTCCTGCGCGAGCTCGTGTCGCACCTGCGGCAGCACCGGACCCAGCTCCGGGAGGAATGGGCGCAGCGCATCACCGAGGCCAGGCTGCTGACGGCGATGACCAAAGAGGAGGTGTTCGCCGAAGCCACATCGGTCTACGACAACTACGTCGAGGCCCTCGAGACGGGAACCTTCGAAGCGCTGCAGGCTTACGCCCGGAACCTCTCCGAGCGCATCATCCCGCGGGGCGTGCAGACGGACGAGGTCGTCGGAATCGTGCTGCTGCTGCGCGACGTGCTGGCCCGGTCGCTGTTCGGCCGGTATCACGCCGACTTCGACAAGCTCAACAGGATCCTGGATGCCTACGAGCCGGCCGCCAACCGCATCGCCATCACCGTGGCCGTCGGCTTCGTCCAGGAGCGCGAGCGTACCATCCGCGAGCAGCAGGAGGCGATCCGGGAGCTGTCGACCCCCGTCCTCCAGGTCCGCGAGCGGCTCCTGATCCTGCCGATCATCGGCGTCATCGACCCCCAGCGCGCCCGCCAGCTCACCGAGCAGCTCCTGCGCGGCATCCGCACCAACCGCGCCCGGGTCGTGGTCATCGACATCACCGGCGTCGCGGCCATGGACTCGAACGTCGCGAACCACCTTGTCCTCACCGTCGAGGCGTCCCGTCTCCTCGGCGCGACGGTCATCGTCACCGGCCTGTCGCCCGAGATCGCCCAGACGCTCGTGAACATCGGGGTGGATCTCACCAAGATGAACACCGTCGGCGATCTGCAGGGAGGGATCGAGGAGGCGGAGCGGCTCCTGGGCTACAAGGTCCATCCCGTCGAGAAGCCGGAACTGACCGAATAATCTAAGGGGGCCTGCCATGGCCGTCCCGATTCTCAAGCAAGGCGCCTACCTCATCGCGAGCGTCCAGTCCGCCCTGACCGACGCAGACCTGCTGGAGCTGCGCAACGCCCTGGTCGAGATGGTCGGCCGCTACAGGTCGCGCGGTGTGATCGTGGACGTCACCGCGATGGACGTGATGGATTCCTTCGCCTCGCGGACGCTCCGCGACATCGCCCACATGATCCGGCTGCGCGGCGCCGAGACGGTCATCGTGGGCATCCAGCCTGAGGTGGCCTTCACGATGGTGCAGCTCGGACTCACGCTCGAAGGGGTGGCCACGGCGCTCGATCTCGAGGAGGGCCTCGCGTTCCTGGATCGGGGGGCCAAGAAGATGGGCCGTGATGTGGGCGCGACCGGCTGATGCGCTGGGAGCAGCGGACATCCGCGGCCGGCGCGGATGTGCGGCATGCGGGGGAGCGGCCTCCATTGAAGGACGAGACGAAGATCGCGATCCAGGGGGATCAGGACCTCGTGGCGGCCCGCCAGAAGGGACGGGCCCTGGCGCAGCAGCTGGGGTTCTCCAACAGCAATCTCACCCTCATCGCCACGGCGATTTCGGAGCTGGCGCGGAACATCCTTCTTTACGCGAAGACGGGCGAGATGACACTGGGCGTCCTGCAGGACAACGGCCGGGAGGGCATCGTGGTCGTGGCCCGGGACTCGGGCCCCGGAATCTCCGACATCCCGCGCGCCATGCAGATGGGGTATTCGACCTCGGGCAGCCTGGGACTCGGCCTGCCGGGAGTGAAACGGCTGATGGACGACTTCGAGATCGTCTCCAAGGTGGGCAAGGGGACGACGGTGACGGCGACCAAATGGAAGCGCTGAAACGGACGCGCCTCGCCTGGAGCGTGGCCAGCAGGGCGCGGGCCGGCGAGACGGAGTCGGGTGACCGATGCGTCGTCACCGAACAGACGGACGGCGCGCTCCTGGCGGTGGCGGACGGGCTCGGCCACGGGACCGAGGCGGCGCTGGCGGCGGACCTGGCGGTGCGGACGGTGGAGCGCTACGCCGCGGATCCCCTGATCGAGATCGTCAAGCGCTGTCATCAGAGTCTGCTCCGGACGCGCGGCGTGGCGCTGAGCCTGGCGCGCTGGGACGCCCGGGATCGCGTGCTGACCTGGATCGGCGTGGGAAACGTCGAGGGGCTCCTGCTGCATTCCAATGGAGGAGCGGCTCCCGCGAGCGACCGTCTGGTCCTGCGGGGCGGCGTCGTGGGCGTCCGGCTGCCGGCCCTTCTCGTCGCTCCGGTGGTCGTCACCGGGACGGGCCTGCTCGCTCTTGCGACCGACGGCATCTCGGGCGGCTTCGACAAGGAGATCGTCCTGTCGGGCCGGCCGGAGCCCATGGCGGATCAGATCCTGGCCAGACACTCGCGGAGCGCGGATGACGCCATGGTCCTGGTCGCGCGGCTCGAGGGATGACCCGATGAGAGACGAACACCTCGCGGCCCTCAAGGCCCGGTACGCCACGGCGCTGCGGGACTATCTTGGAGACCCCGGCGAGTCGGCGCTGCACCACGCCTACGAGCTCGGACGCCGGGCGATCGTGGACGGCCTCGGAGTCATCGACGTGATCGCCCTGCATCAGGAGGCCCAGGGCAAGGTTCTCGAGGAGCAGAAGGCGCCGGAATCGTGCGTGAGCGCGGTCGAGGGCTCTGCCCGCTTCCTGACGGAGAGCCTGTCACCGTTCGAGATGACGCACCGCAGTTTCCAGGACGCGGTCGCGGCGCTGCGTCGCCTGAACGAGATGCTGGAGGAGGAGGCCCGAAGGATCGCGCACGCGCTGCATGACGAGGCGGGACAGCTCCTCGTCGCGGTCCACCTGGCGGTGAAGGAGGTGGCCGACGGCCTGCCCCCGCGCGCCCGCGACCGCCTGATCGGAATCCGCGCTCCGCTGGATGAGATCGAAAGGCACCTGCGGCGGCTGTCGCACGAGCTCCGCCCGACGATCCTGGACGACCTCGGGCTCGTCCCGGCGCTGGAGTTCCTGGTCCAGGGAGTCAGCGAGAGGGCGGGCATCCCGATCGCCGTGGAGGGCCCCAAATCGCCCCGCCTGCCGGCCCCGGTCGAGGTGGCCATGTACCGGGTCGTGCAGGAGGCCGTGCGGAACGCCACGAAGCACGCCGTGGCGAACCGCGTCGACATCCGTCTCGCCGTCCTGGCGGACGAGGTCCGCTGCTCGGTCAAGGACGACGGCCGCGGCTTCGACGTCCCCGCGACGCTCAACCGCAAGGGGGACCGCGGCCTGGGGTTGATCGGAATGCGCGAGCGTCTCAACGCGCTGAACGGGCAGCTGACAATCGATTCGTCCCGGGGGCGCGGGACGGAGATACGCATCACCATTCCCTTGGGAGAACACCATGCCGATCCAGGTTCTGCTCGCGGATGACCATCAGATCGTACGTCAGGGGCTGAAAGCGATGCTCGAGCACGAGGGATTCAAGGTCGTGGGCGAGGCGGCAGACGGACGGGAGGCGGTGACCCTGGCCGAGACCACCCACCCCGACGTCGCGGTCCTCGATCTCGCCATGCCCGGCCTGAACGGTCTGGACGCGGCGCGCGTGATGCTGCGGGCCTCCGACCGGATGAAGGCGATCCTGCTGACCATGCACACCGACGACCCCTACGTCCTCGAGGCGTTGCGGGCCGGCATCAGCGGTTACGTTCTGAAGACGCAGGCCACCCTCGACCTGGTGCAGGCGATTCGCGAGGTGACCCGCGGGGCCATCTACCTGAGCCCCGGCGTGTCGA
The genomic region above belongs to Candidatus Dormiibacterota bacterium and contains:
- a CDS encoding STAS domain-containing protein gives rise to the protein MKGGRNQAELKTELKQVPSESTTALLRELVSHLRQHRTQLREEWAQRITEARLLTAMTKEEVFAEATSVYDNYVEALETGTFEALQAYARNLSERIIPRGVQTDEVVGIVLLLRDVLARSLFGRYHADFDKLNRILDAYEPAANRIAITVAVGFVQERERTIREQQEAIRELSTPVLQVRERLLILPIIGVIDPQRARQLTEQLLRGIRTNRARVVVIDITGVAAMDSNVANHLVLTVEASRLLGATVIVTGLSPEIAQTLVNIGVDLTKMNTVGDLQGGIEEAERLLGYKVHPVEKPELTE
- a CDS encoding STAS domain-containing protein; amino-acid sequence: MAVPILKQGAYLIASVQSALTDADLLELRNALVEMVGRYRSRGVIVDVTAMDVMDSFASRTLRDIAHMIRLRGAETVIVGIQPEVAFTMVQLGLTLEGVATALDLEEGLAFLDRGAKKMGRDVGATG
- a CDS encoding anti-sigma regulatory factor, whose protein sequence is MKDETKIAIQGDQDLVAARQKGRALAQQLGFSNSNLTLIATAISELARNILLYAKTGEMTLGVLQDNGREGIVVVARDSGPGISDIPRAMQMGYSTSGSLGLGLPGVKRLMDDFEIVSKVGKGTTVTATKWKR
- a CDS encoding SpoIIE family protein phosphatase, producing MEALKRTRLAWSVASRARAGETESGDRCVVTEQTDGALLAVADGLGHGTEAALAADLAVRTVERYAADPLIEIVKRCHQSLLRTRGVALSLARWDARDRVLTWIGVGNVEGLLLHSNGGAAPASDRLVLRGGVVGVRLPALLVAPVVVTGTGLLALATDGISGGFDKEIVLSGRPEPMADQILARHSRSADDAMVLVARLEG
- a CDS encoding ATP-binding protein, with the protein product MRDEHLAALKARYATALRDYLGDPGESALHHAYELGRRAIVDGLGVIDVIALHQEAQGKVLEEQKAPESCVSAVEGSARFLTESLSPFEMTHRSFQDAVAALRRLNEMLEEEARRIAHALHDEAGQLLVAVHLAVKEVADGLPPRARDRLIGIRAPLDEIERHLRRLSHELRPTILDDLGLVPALEFLVQGVSERAGIPIAVEGPKSPRLPAPVEVAMYRVVQEAVRNATKHAVANRVDIRLAVLADEVRCSVKDDGRGFDVPATLNRKGDRGLGLIGMRERLNALNGQLTIDSSRGRGTEIRITIPLGEHHADPGSARG
- a CDS encoding response regulator transcription factor — protein: MPIQVLLADDHQIVRQGLKAMLEHEGFKVVGEAADGREAVTLAETTHPDVAVLDLAMPGLNGLDAARVMLRASDRMKAILLTMHTDDPYVLEALRAGISGYVLKTQATLDLVQAIREVTRGAIYLSPGVSKTVVDAYRNKSDLPPDPLSPREREVLQLVAEGKTTKEVAALLGVSVKTAESHRTRIMSKLGIHETAGLVRYAIRRGLVQP